The Candidatus Omnitrophota bacterium genome includes a region encoding these proteins:
- a CDS encoding M1 family aminopeptidase: MKSIALSVRRRIFAVLVGGLAIGGMECSAASEPPNRPEFWIPLQTPATQYVINVKIDLTNRSLSGTETIRLENKSRQPLSRLILEIPGFDAKELKVSIKDQSVKVKGTGNGLPLSRGWIDLSEPLKTGESAALDIQFEHSIPSEKKVLKLADWHPRLWWGHDSTDDYEVKIDAPKEYAIAASGVFEQEKNLYSAKGLRSFGIVLLQNYEMIKARAGETDIFCYCDEPSRKCAETILQTAVDVIDFYRNWLGFYPHKILHIVPGEISHPAGGYPIASAIVGVHGEEQFESAPESHWRFITAHEIGHQYWMEHVLQAPDAFWLMIGLGVYADRAFMQAKGYGDLHERDMIRRYIAGVREGLDTRMDRSAEEADRVDFDYNNIVVHGKGFGFISALAYSLGKETFESAYKRCLEEYRGRPLAPSDFQRVCEEESGHRLDWFFDPWIHTSQYLSYEIASQDIQEKDSGFEITENVRRKGKLRISIPVAAYFQDGSTQCQNTNPLLDESALAFVSKSPLKEIKLDPLGELPLVNPPPNSKIDDLFDEVSKLNWTGDGDKALKIFSQIKNFETDDLDLLFKLAMCLYDEKYYEESLKAFEKCAELGEKKDTKRYFIGSVWMGHLLDLTKQREKALACYRQALQSGYGGSFRHDQYGIKVDRAWIEERLRIPFHRD, from the coding sequence ATGAAAAGTATTGCGTTATCGGTTCGTCGGCGCATTTTCGCTGTTTTGGTTGGCGGGCTGGCAATTGGCGGAATGGAATGTTCTGCGGCTTCGGAACCGCCGAATCGCCCTGAATTCTGGATACCTCTACAAACGCCTGCGACGCAATATGTTATCAATGTAAAAATCGATCTCACAAACCGTTCTCTTTCTGGAACCGAAACGATCCGTTTGGAGAATAAATCCAGACAGCCGTTATCGCGCCTCATTCTTGAAATTCCCGGCTTTGACGCTAAGGAGTTGAAGGTTTCGATAAAAGATCAATCCGTTAAGGTCAAAGGAACGGGAAACGGCTTGCCCCTCTCGCGCGGATGGATCGATTTGTCCGAACCGCTAAAAACGGGAGAATCGGCGGCGTTGGATATTCAATTCGAACATTCCATACCATCCGAAAAAAAAGTGTTGAAGTTGGCGGATTGGCATCCGCGTCTCTGGTGGGGGCATGACTCGACGGACGATTATGAAGTGAAGATCGACGCGCCCAAGGAATACGCCATCGCCGCCAGCGGCGTTTTCGAACAAGAAAAAAATCTCTATTCCGCGAAAGGTTTGCGTTCGTTTGGGATCGTCTTGCTGCAGAATTACGAGATGATAAAAGCGCGCGCTGGAGAAACGGATATCTTTTGTTATTGCGACGAGCCGTCCCGTAAATGCGCGGAGACGATTCTGCAAACGGCGGTCGACGTGATCGATTTTTACCGGAATTGGCTGGGATTCTACCCTCACAAAATCCTGCATATCGTTCCCGGCGAAATCTCCCATCCGGCGGGAGGCTATCCCATCGCTTCGGCGATCGTCGGCGTTCACGGAGAAGAGCAATTCGAAAGCGCGCCGGAATCCCATTGGCGATTTATCACGGCGCATGAAATCGGCCATCAATATTGGATGGAGCATGTTCTCCAGGCGCCGGACGCCTTCTGGCTCATGATCGGCCTGGGAGTCTACGCCGACCGCGCCTTTATGCAAGCGAAAGGGTATGGCGATCTACATGAGCGCGACATGATTCGGAGGTATATCGCGGGAGTGCGGGAGGGGCTGGATACTCGCATGGATCGTTCGGCGGAAGAAGCGGATCGGGTCGATTTCGATTACAACAACATCGTCGTTCACGGAAAAGGTTTCGGCTTCATCAGCGCTCTGGCATATTCTCTTGGCAAAGAGACGTTTGAAAGCGCCTATAAACGCTGCCTGGAAGAGTATCGCGGGCGTCCTCTCGCTCCATCCGATTTTCAGCGCGTATGCGAAGAGGAGAGCGGGCATAGGCTGGATTGGTTCTTCGATCCTTGGATTCATACCTCCCAATATCTCTCTTACGAAATCGCTTCGCAGGATATCCAAGAAAAAGACAGTGGTTTCGAAATTACCGAAAACGTGCGCCGCAAGGGAAAATTGCGGATATCAATCCCCGTAGCAGCTTATTTTCAAGACGGTTCTACTCAATGTCAAAATACCAATCCCTTATTGGATGAATCCGCTTTAGCATTCGTTAGCAAATCGCCGCTGAAGGAAATCAAATTGGATCCATTGGGCGAGTTGCCGCTGGTAAATCCGCCGCCAAATTCCAAAATCGACGACCTTTTCGATGAAGTTAGCAAACTGAACTGGACCGGCGATGGAGATAAGGCGTTAAAGATATTCTCACAAATCAAGAATTTCGAAACGGATGATTTGGACTTGTTATTTAAGTTGGCGATGTGTCTTTACGACGAGAAATATTATGAAGAATCGTTAAAAGCATTCGAAAAGTGCGCCGAGCTCGGCGAGAAGAAGGATACAAAACGATATTTCATCGGTTCCGTTTGGATGGGGCACTTGCTCGATTTGACGAAGCAAAGGGAAAAAGCGCTGGCGTGTTATCGTCAAGCGCTTCAAAGCGGATATGGCGGTTCTTTCCGGCATGACCAATATGGAATCAAGGTCGATCGCGCTTGGATTGAAGAACGTTTGCGAATCCCGTTTCATCGAGATTGA